One window from the genome of Paraconexibacter algicola encodes:
- a CDS encoding DUF1330 domain-containing protein, whose amino-acid sequence MAVDPTGAQISALAKSTHAGPVQMINLLQFAPDGGRAGYGRYAEAVQPHLERVGARVVAMSEVELLVIGDDERPWWDAILTVEYPSIAAFLQMVGDPGYQAITHLRTTALTRAELVATAPSALG is encoded by the coding sequence ATGGCCGTCGATCCCACCGGAGCCCAGATCTCCGCCCTCGCGAAGTCCACGCACGCCGGACCCGTGCAGATGATCAACCTGCTGCAGTTCGCGCCCGACGGCGGGCGCGCCGGGTACGGGCGCTACGCCGAGGCGGTGCAGCCCCACCTGGAGCGGGTCGGCGCGCGCGTCGTCGCGATGAGCGAGGTCGAGCTGCTGGTCATCGGCGACGACGAGCGGCCGTGGTGGGACGCGATCCTCACGGTCGAGTACCCGTCGATCGCCGCCTTCCTGCAGATGGTCGGGGACCCCGGGTACCAGGCGATCACGCACCTGCGCACGACCGCGCTGACGCGAGCGGAGCTCGTCGCGACCGCGCCGTCGGCCCTGGGCTGA
- a CDS encoding low temperature requirement protein A, with the protein MSATGTLLGGRVDGHRPATALELFFDLCFVVAVAQVAAVLHGDPTVEGAATAAGLFVGIWWAWMAVTWHAAAGDRDDAAYRVGILTAMLAVLAVAVGVPDAAAGDATLYALAAGALRVPLVALWLALRRRATSPGLHAFTGRYAAGSAWGAVLWAGSALADGTLQHLLWALALAGEIAAPYLAAAVADRAFYHPGHIVERYGLFTIIVLGESILAVVVGLDAVDLGVEAAAAAVLGFAGAAALWWLYFDHAGAGGLGRSRQAGFLWGYGHLAIWSGVAAFGVGVHLAIEQAGATGALVAAAPGPAGPGAGELPLQPLFLGPALALAALAAIAASSRIAGAERSVRVRAAGAVVLGAGGLAASAFAPVVATAAVVAVLAAVVVTERLARPAGAGG; encoded by the coding sequence GTGAGCGCCACCGGCACGCTCCTGGGCGGCCGCGTCGACGGTCACCGGCCCGCGACGGCGCTGGAGCTGTTCTTCGACCTGTGCTTCGTCGTCGCGGTCGCGCAGGTCGCCGCCGTGCTGCACGGCGACCCGACCGTCGAGGGGGCGGCGACCGCGGCCGGGCTGTTCGTCGGCATCTGGTGGGCGTGGATGGCGGTCACCTGGCACGCCGCGGCGGGGGACCGCGACGACGCCGCCTACCGCGTCGGGATCCTCACGGCGATGCTCGCCGTGCTCGCCGTCGCGGTCGGCGTGCCCGACGCGGCGGCGGGGGACGCGACGCTCTACGCGCTCGCGGCCGGCGCCCTGCGCGTGCCGCTCGTGGCGCTGTGGCTGGCCCTGCGCCGCCGCGCGACGTCCCCGGGACTGCACGCCTTCACCGGGCGCTACGCGGCGGGCAGCGCCTGGGGCGCGGTCCTCTGGGCGGGCTCGGCGCTCGCGGACGGCACGCTCCAGCACCTGCTCTGGGCGCTGGCGCTCGCGGGGGAGATCGCGGCCCCGTACCTCGCGGCCGCCGTCGCCGACCGGGCCTTCTACCACCCGGGGCACATCGTCGAGCGGTACGGCCTCTTCACGATCATCGTGCTCGGCGAGTCGATCCTCGCCGTCGTCGTCGGCCTCGACGCGGTCGACCTCGGGGTCGAGGCGGCCGCGGCCGCCGTGCTCGGGTTCGCCGGGGCCGCCGCGCTGTGGTGGCTCTACTTCGATCACGCCGGGGCCGGGGGCCTGGGACGCAGCCGGCAGGCCGGCTTCCTCTGGGGCTACGGGCACCTGGCGATCTGGTCGGGCGTCGCCGCGTTCGGGGTCGGCGTGCACCTGGCGATCGAGCAGGCCGGGGCGACCGGCGCGCTCGTCGCCGCCGCCCCCGGACCGGCCGGCCCCGGGGCGGGGGAGCTGCCGCTGCAGCCACTGTTCCTCGGCCCGGCCCTGGCCCTCGCGGCGCTGGCGGCGATCGCCGCCTCCTCCCGGATCGCGGGCGCGGAGCGGTCGGTGCGCGTCCGCGCGGCCGGCGCGGTCGTGCTCGGCGCCGGCGGCCTCGCCGCGTCCGCGTTCGCGCCGGTGGTCGCGACCGCCGCGGTGGTCGCGGTGCTCGCCGCGGTCGTCGTCACGGAGCGGCTCGCCCGGCCGGCGGGTGCCGGCGGCTGA
- a CDS encoding dinucleotide-binding protein, whose amino-acid sequence MSEATLRIDVLGRGTVGAGLAARWEAAGHDVRLLGRADAVRGDADAVLVAVPAAAAVAAVADRAAQLAGRTVVDATNDVSGAIPDLAGAIAAAAPDAHVTKAFNTVFARLYDAIAAHPGRADMAWCGDDPQARATTERLVRDAGFRPVDCGPLAAAPDLEGFARLVIRTAYAVGRGPFAYRFDAPAVLPESGAA is encoded by the coding sequence GTGTCTGAGGCGACGCTGCGGATCGACGTCCTCGGGCGCGGCACGGTCGGCGCCGGGCTCGCCGCGCGCTGGGAGGCCGCCGGGCACGACGTGCGCCTCCTGGGCCGCGCCGACGCGGTCCGTGGGGACGCCGACGCGGTCCTCGTCGCGGTGCCCGCCGCGGCGGCGGTCGCCGCGGTCGCCGACCGGGCCGCGCAGCTCGCCGGCCGGACGGTGGTCGACGCGACCAACGACGTGTCGGGCGCGATCCCCGACCTGGCCGGCGCGATCGCCGCTGCGGCACCGGACGCGCACGTCACGAAGGCGTTCAACACCGTCTTCGCGCGGCTCTACGACGCGATCGCCGCGCACCCCGGGCGGGCCGACATGGCCTGGTGCGGGGACGACCCGCAGGCCCGCGCGACCACCGAGCGGCTCGTGCGCGACGCGGGCTTCCGGCCCGTCGACTGCGGCCCGCTCGCCGCCGCCCCCGACCTCGAGGGGTTCGCGCGGCTCGTCATCCGCACCGCGTACGCGGTCGGGCGGGGCCCGTTCGCGTACCGCTTCGACGCCCCGGCGGTCCTGCCGGAGTCGGGGGCGGCGTGA
- a CDS encoding type 1 glutamine amidotransferase domain-containing protein — MSASIDVLNPARPKRVLLVASNPAVSPVTGWPVGFWWAELVHPWWAFTERGYEVTIASPDGGPLTADSWSDPRDESGYSAHDLLSLGFISSPEHAALVQDTPALADVDLDAHDAIMLVGGQAPMVTFVDDERVHTALAAFHDSGRAAAAICHATCVLLKARSATGELLVAGRTWTGFANSEEDFADEYVGQRIQPFRIEDEGRALPGTNMIVASRFKSHAIRDGNLITGQQQYSGAAAAQLVIEALGV; from the coding sequence GTGTCCGCCTCCATCGACGTCCTGAACCCCGCCCGTCCCAAGCGCGTCCTGCTCGTCGCCTCCAACCCCGCCGTGTCCCCGGTCACCGGGTGGCCGGTCGGCTTCTGGTGGGCGGAGCTCGTCCACCCCTGGTGGGCGTTCACCGAGCGCGGCTACGAGGTCACGATCGCCTCGCCCGACGGCGGGCCGCTGACCGCCGACAGCTGGAGCGACCCGCGCGACGAGTCCGGCTACTCCGCCCACGACCTCCTGTCGCTCGGGTTCATCAGCAGCCCCGAGCACGCCGCGCTCGTGCAGGACACGCCCGCGCTCGCGGACGTCGACCTCGACGCCCACGACGCGATCATGCTCGTCGGCGGCCAGGCGCCGATGGTCACGTTCGTCGACGACGAGCGTGTCCACACGGCGCTCGCCGCGTTCCACGACAGCGGCCGGGCCGCCGCCGCGATCTGCCACGCCACCTGCGTGCTGCTGAAGGCCCGTTCGGCCACCGGGGAGCTGCTCGTCGCCGGTCGCACCTGGACCGGCTTCGCCAACAGCGAGGAGGACTTCGCCGACGAGTACGTCGGGCAGCGGATCCAGCCGTTCCGCATCGAGGACGAGGGCCGCGCGCTGCCCGGCACGAACATGATCGTCGCCTCGCGCTTCAAGAGCCACGCGATCCGTGACGGCAACCTCATCACCGGCCAGCAGCAGTACTCGGGTGCGGCCGCCGCCCAGCTCGTGATCGAGGCGCTCGGTGTCTGA
- a CDS encoding LysR family transcriptional regulator: MTPVPELRLLRSFVAVATAGSMSRAAAEQHISQQALSQQLRQLEDLLGVALLERSNRGAVPTAAGRTLLVEARRVLVAAERAVERTVQAAAGEGAVLRLGHTLTTAADLVPAITAHLATVAPGTRLLALELLARDLPGALLRGEVDLALLPYQELGPELTGTPVAAVALCVAVAADDPLAEHARVAVTALAPRPVHVWPRETAPGYHDAVRAAFAAAGVEPRLDTSAAGSAVWARIAQGPGIGVIAASQAASLPASIATRPLDPEPPPMRIDLAWRTDDPPAALDTVRAALPGVA; encoded by the coding sequence GTGACCCCGGTTCCCGAGCTGCGCCTGCTGCGCTCCTTCGTCGCCGTGGCGACCGCCGGGAGCATGTCCCGGGCGGCCGCCGAGCAGCACATCAGCCAGCAGGCGCTCAGCCAGCAGCTGCGCCAGCTCGAGGACCTGCTCGGGGTCGCGCTGCTGGAGCGCAGCAACCGCGGCGCGGTGCCGACCGCGGCCGGGCGCACGCTGCTCGTCGAGGCGCGCCGGGTCCTCGTGGCGGCCGAGCGCGCGGTGGAGCGCACGGTGCAGGCCGCCGCCGGCGAGGGCGCGGTGCTGCGGCTCGGGCACACGCTGACGACCGCGGCGGACCTCGTGCCCGCGATCACCGCGCACCTCGCCACCGTCGCCCCGGGCACGCGCCTGCTGGCGCTCGAGCTGCTCGCGCGGGACCTGCCGGGCGCGCTGCTGCGCGGCGAGGTCGACCTCGCACTGCTCCCCTACCAGGAGCTGGGACCGGAGCTCACCGGCACGCCGGTCGCCGCGGTGGCGCTGTGCGTCGCCGTCGCGGCGGACGACCCGCTGGCCGAGCACGCGCGCGTGGCGGTCACGGCGCTCGCGCCGCGACCGGTGCACGTGTGGCCGCGCGAGACCGCACCCGGGTACCACGACGCGGTCCGCGCCGCGTTCGCCGCGGCGGGCGTCGAGCCGCGGCTGGACACCTCGGCGGCGGGCAGCGCGGTGTGGGCACGGATCGCGCAGGGACCGGGGATCGGGGTGATCGCGGCGAGCCAGGCGGCGAGCCTGCCCGCGTCGATCGCGACCCGGCCGCTGGACCCGGAGCCGCCGCCGATGCGCATCGACCTCGCGTGGCGGACCGACGATCCCCCGGCCGCGCTGGACACGGTGCGCGCCGCCCTCCCGGGCGTGGCCTGA
- a CDS encoding TetR/AcrR family transcriptional regulator produces MLPDPIAALLATAAEPLDATADRILDAAVLEAAAVGLQRMRVEDVVRRSGLGRMTVYRRFARRDDLVRALVARETQRFLAATAAAIEAAPRPEEEGVEAFLAGVRFSRTHPMLRRLAETGPGAAMDALAADDGAMLRMGAGFIAQRMLAGSPDASPREVGWVADLLARLYVTYVAVPPTDPDPADEDQLRAYARTVLVPLVEGVVRPRPR; encoded by the coding sequence ATGCTCCCGGATCCGATCGCCGCGCTGCTCGCGACCGCCGCCGAACCGCTCGATGCGACCGCCGACCGCATCCTCGACGCGGCCGTGCTGGAGGCCGCCGCCGTCGGGCTCCAGCGGATGCGCGTCGAGGACGTCGTGCGCCGCAGCGGCCTCGGCCGCATGACCGTCTACCGCCGCTTCGCGCGTCGCGACGACCTCGTCCGCGCCCTGGTCGCGCGCGAGACACAGCGGTTCCTCGCCGCCACCGCCGCCGCGATCGAGGCGGCTCCACGGCCCGAGGAGGAGGGGGTGGAGGCGTTCCTCGCCGGGGTGCGCTTCAGTCGCACCCACCCGATGCTGCGACGTCTCGCCGAGACCGGTCCCGGGGCGGCCATGGACGCCCTGGCCGCCGACGACGGGGCGATGCTCCGCATGGGCGCGGGGTTCATCGCCCAGCGCATGCTGGCCGGCAGCCCCGACGCGTCACCGCGGGAGGTCGGCTGGGTCGCCGACCTCCTCGCCCGGCTGTACGTCACCTACGTCGCCGTGCCGCCGACCGACCCCGACCCCGCCGACGAGGACCAGCTGCGCGCCTACGCGAGGACCGTCCTGGTCCCGCTCGTCGAGGGCGTCGTGCGGCCCCGCCCCCGCTGA